In the genome of Terriglobia bacterium, the window GTATTATCCGCCAAAGGATGCCCATTGTGCGATAACTGTTGAGAACAGCCCTTCTCACCGGTTACGCATATCCGGATATACAACCGTCTTCGGAGAGGCTGACTCGCTTGAGCGGACGATTGGGTCCCCGAATGGTGGCTCAAGATTCGGGATTCCTTGTACGCCCTTGGGCGTTGCTCAGGATCCCGGCGCGAGCAGGACATTCGTGATCTTGGCCGAGTTGACCTCATTGGGGTGGATGCCGTCGAAGAAGTCCTGGGGAAGTCCACCGAACGTGTCGAGCGTGCTCAAGTCGTGGAAGGGCACGCCGTACTGGGCGCACCGACTCTTGACAGCGGCGAGGACCTCCTCCTGGCGGTGAGCATAGTCGCGGGCCTGGAGGGCGGCGATGAGGCGCGGGTGCGTGGGGGTGAGGAAGACGATCATGCGGAAACCGTGATCGCGACCGTAGCGGAGCGTCCGGTCGAAGTAGTCGAGACGCTCGGGCGAGAGCTTGTCGAAGCCCTCGTAACGGCGGAGATACTGCTCCACGTTGGCCGAGATCTTACCCTCGAGATCGTAATGGCCGGTGGCCCGCTCGGCTTCGTACTGGTCGAAATGCAGGTATCCGTCGGCCTCGAAGTGGTAGGCCGCCTTGCGCTTGTGGATAAGCGAGTCCCACAGGGAAACGAAAGACAGCTTGGTCTGATAGCCATTGAACAGCGTGGTGAAACGCTTCCACTGGGCGTGGCGGGCCTCACCCTTCTGCAAGTAGCTGGCGAGAGGATTGGGCTGGAGGAGGTAGTTGTCGAGGGGTTCGCGATTGTGGAAGGCGTCCACATCCACACCGATGATCACCAGCTTCAACGGGAGGTGGGCGCGCTCGACGGCGTAGCGCAAAAGGATGTAGTAGTCCTCCGTCATGGCGGTGTTGACGCCGACATTGAAGGCGGGCAGGCCGGTGAGGCGCTCGACCATGGCGGGCTCGATCTTCATGATGCGCGACGATCCCAGGATCAGCGCCTGCGAGCGCGGCTGCGCCTGCTCCATCATGCGCGCCTTGGCGGGACGGGTGTTCCAGGTGAGCGGTGGGAGAATCTCGATGGAGTAGTTGGACTCCGGATTGACCAGGTAATTGAGACCGGCGGTAAACAGCAGGGCTGCGGCCAGCGTCCCCAGGAAGCGGCGAACAAACGCGCGCCAGGGCACATCATGGCCCGGGACAGAGGCAGCCGCTGGGGGGCCATGCTCGATCGAGGTGGAGGAGCGCATCCCCAGCGATTATAGGGGTAGGATGGTTACTTTTCGCGTACCGGTAATGTTGACACCCCTGGTGGAGGGGCGCAGTATCAACCGATAGGCCTGCTGCATCCACAGCGTGGGCAGGAGAACCCGTTCCCACAAGGTACATCGAGCAGGCAGGAAAGGCACAAGGGAAGACGGTGGCGGAAGATAAGAAACCGATGCCGGGTCCCCCGCCAGGGAAGGACCTGGCTTCAAAGATCGCGGCGGCGTACCGCAGCGTGCCGCCTGAGCAGCGGGAAAAGACGGTTCGCGGGGAGGATGACGTCCAGAATCCCGAACTGGACCGCGCCTTCAACAAGATGGTGGAGATGTACCGGACACGCCGTCCGGAGAAGGACACGGCGGTCGTGCCGTTCCCCAGGACGCCGGTGCTGCGTGCGGAAGCGCCGGAAGGGGAGGCTGGCGAGGGCTATGCTGGCGAGGGCTATGAGTGTGCCGAGTGCGGGCACACGAATCCGCCCGAGAACCAGTTCTGCGGTATGTGTGGCGCGGCGAAGGAAGATGCGGTGGTGCCGCAGCGGCGCTCGACTGACCCGGAGCCGCAGCCCGCGACCATGACGGCCACGGAAACTAACGTAAAGCACCACCACCATCACTACCACCATCACCATTACCAGAATAATCCGTACCTTCTGGTGGCCATCCTGCTGCTGCTGGGAGTGATCGCGTGGCAGCAGTGGCGAGAATATCAGTGGGCAATGACGGCGCCGACAGCACTCCCGCGTTTCACGCAACCGCTGGTGCAGCCGGGCGCGCAGCCGGCACATAGTCCGGCGGTGAATGAGGCAAAGCCGGTCTCGGATGCGTCCCAGCCAGCCCCGGCAAAAGCAGCGGCGAGTCCGGGCGTGAGAGCGGCGAAGCCGGCGGCGCGGCCAGCGGCGCTGGAGCGTCGAGCGGCGGGGGCGCCGCAAAAAACGGAGTCGCCACCGCCGCCGGAAGCGGTTGCGAAAAAGATCGCAAGCGATCTCCTGCCCAGCCTGGTTCCTCCGCCCAACAATCCCCCGCAGCCTCCTGCTTCGACCAGCACGCCCGCTCCCCAGCAGTGAGCGCGGATGGCGGGCGCTGAGTCGCTCGTCATCGCCACCGGCGATCGCCGGACCCAACACACAACGACAGAACGGCACGATGTTGAGGGGCGCGGCAGCCTGGGCCAGGGTTGCCGGGGGAGCCGCTTGACGAGTACAGTGCGGGTTGCGCCATGTTCGCCGACCGCACGGGATGGGAGCTCGCGCCCAACCGCTTCAGCGCCGCGCTGGAGCGAGCGCGGAACGCCGGACGCGA includes:
- a CDS encoding SGNH/GDSL hydrolase family protein gives rise to the protein MRSSTSIEHGPPAAASVPGHDVPWRAFVRRFLGTLAAALLFTAGLNYLVNPESNYSIEILPPLTWNTRPAKARMMEQAQPRSQALILGSSRIMKIEPAMVERLTGLPAFNVGVNTAMTEDYYILLRYAVERAHLPLKLVIIGVDVDAFHNREPLDNYLLQPNPLASYLQKGEARHAQWKRFTTLFNGYQTKLSFVSLWDSLIHKRKAAYHFEADGYLHFDQYEAERATGHYDLEGKISANVEQYLRRYEGFDKLSPERLDYFDRTLRYGRDHGFRMIVFLTPTHPRLIAALQARDYAHRQEEVLAAVKSRCAQYGVPFHDLSTLDTFGGLPQDFFDGIHPNEVNSAKITNVLLAPGS
- a CDS encoding zinc ribbon domain-containing protein; protein product: MPGPPPGKDLASKIAAAYRSVPPEQREKTVRGEDDVQNPELDRAFNKMVEMYRTRRPEKDTAVVPFPRTPVLRAEAPEGEAGEGYAGEGYECAECGHTNPPENQFCGMCGAAKEDAVVPQRRSTDPEPQPATMTATETNVKHHHHHYHHHHYQNNPYLLVAILLLLGVIAWQQWREYQWAMTAPTALPRFTQPLVQPGAQPAHSPAVNEAKPVSDASQPAPAKAAASPGVRAAKPAARPAALERRAAGAPQKTESPPPPEAVAKKIASDLLPSLVPPPNNPPQPPASTSTPAPQQ